One Sphaerisporangium krabiense DNA segment encodes these proteins:
- a CDS encoding DUF5107 domain-containing protein: MSTVRLSHMAIPVADLGEENPLPSLVTAELATRPPQVADADEEMVANLAYGRMSSILPYTMQDGYTRDLTDRTLSTAVVESDVLRAEFLLGLGGRMWSLVHKPTGRELLHRNPFVQVANLALRNAWFAGGVEWNLGTTGHTALTCAPVHAARVVRPDGVEVLRLWEWERMRGLAYQLDIWAPPGSPVLFVQVRIVNPNQHEVPVYWWSNIAVPEEPGMRVLAPASHAWRGHDGTGLDYVTAPDGDPFAIKRATDHFFDIPRENRKWIAALDSDGTGLVHVSTDRLRGRKLFVWGQGAGGRRWQEWLSPPGSPYLEIQAGLARTQLEHLALPAGESWSWVEAYGLLHAGGDPEAALESLLPRSAMDGVEGCLDRPPTEILHAGSGWGALESRRRRLTSPATPFPDSTLGAEQEPWLELLRTGQVPEGTPNTAPVSYQVGPDWRALLEMAPPTWPGLLHLGVARFHAGDAEGAAAAWESSLALARNPWALRNLAVVARQAGDVASAAVLLREAHSMAPAVRALAVEALEVLIEVDPAEALTFVDGLAPDTRTHGRIRMLECAAAIRAGRLERAQRVADTSLVVDDLREGEDSLGDLWFRYHEARAAAADPASTARRVREENPMPRPYDFRMA, from the coding sequence ATGAGCACGGTGCGGCTGTCGCACATGGCGATCCCCGTCGCCGATCTCGGCGAGGAGAATCCGCTTCCTTCGCTGGTGACCGCCGAACTGGCGACAAGGCCCCCGCAGGTGGCCGATGCCGATGAGGAGATGGTCGCCAACCTGGCCTACGGGCGTATGTCGTCGATCCTGCCGTACACCATGCAGGACGGGTACACCCGGGATCTGACCGACCGGACGCTGTCCACCGCGGTGGTGGAGAGCGATGTCCTGCGGGCGGAGTTCCTGCTGGGCCTCGGCGGGCGGATGTGGTCTCTGGTGCACAAGCCGACAGGGCGCGAACTACTCCACCGCAATCCGTTCGTTCAGGTGGCGAACCTGGCGCTGCGTAACGCGTGGTTCGCCGGCGGCGTGGAATGGAATCTCGGCACGACCGGCCACACGGCCCTCACCTGCGCGCCGGTACACGCTGCTCGCGTGGTGCGGCCGGACGGCGTCGAGGTGCTGCGGTTGTGGGAGTGGGAGCGGATGCGCGGGTTGGCATACCAGCTCGACATCTGGGCGCCGCCCGGCTCGCCGGTCCTGTTCGTCCAGGTCAGGATCGTCAACCCGAACCAGCACGAGGTGCCGGTCTACTGGTGGTCCAACATCGCCGTGCCCGAGGAGCCTGGCATGCGGGTGCTGGCGCCCGCCTCCCACGCCTGGCGCGGCCACGACGGCACCGGCCTCGACTACGTCACGGCCCCGGACGGCGATCCCTTCGCGATCAAGCGCGCTACAGACCACTTCTTCGACATCCCTCGCGAGAACAGGAAATGGATCGCCGCGCTCGACTCGGACGGCACGGGCCTGGTGCACGTCTCCACCGACCGGCTGCGTGGGCGGAAACTGTTCGTGTGGGGGCAGGGTGCGGGCGGGCGGCGCTGGCAGGAGTGGCTGTCCCCGCCGGGATCGCCCTATCTGGAGATCCAGGCCGGGCTGGCCCGAACCCAGCTCGAGCACCTGGCCCTGCCCGCCGGTGAGAGCTGGTCCTGGGTCGAGGCGTACGGACTTCTGCACGCCGGCGGCGATCCGGAGGCGGCCCTTGAGTCCCTGCTTCCAAGGTCGGCCATGGACGGCGTCGAGGGCTGCCTCGACCGGCCGCCGACCGAGATCCTGCACGCCGGCTCCGGCTGGGGTGCACTGGAATCCCGGCGGCGCCGGCTCACCTCACCCGCCACCCCCTTCCCCGACTCGACGCTGGGCGCCGAGCAGGAGCCCTGGCTGGAGCTGCTGCGGACCGGCCAGGTGCCCGAGGGCACGCCTAACACGGCGCCGGTGTCCTACCAGGTCGGGCCGGACTGGCGGGCGCTCCTCGAGATGGCGCCCCCCACCTGGCCGGGACTGCTCCACCTGGGTGTGGCCCGCTTCCACGCGGGCGATGCCGAAGGCGCGGCGGCGGCATGGGAGTCGTCGCTGGCCCTCGCTCGCAACCCCTGGGCGCTGCGCAATCTCGCTGTCGTGGCACGGCAGGCGGGCGATGTCGCGTCGGCGGCCGTACTGCTGCGCGAGGCGCACTCCATGGCACCCGCGGTTCGCGCACTGGCCGTCGAAGCCCTCGAGGTGCTCATCGAGGTCGATCCGGCGGAAGCGCTCACGTTCGTCGACGGACTCGCCCCCGACACGCGTACGCACGGCCGCATCCGCATGCTCGAATGCGCCGCCGCCATCAGGGCGGGCCGGCTGGAACGGGCACAGCGCGTCGCCGACACCAGCCTGGTCGTCGACGACCTGCGTGAAGGCGAGGACTCCCTCGGCGACCTGTGGTTCCGCTACCACGAGGCCCGGGCCGCCGCAGCCGATCCGGCATCCACCGCGCGGCGCGTGCGGGAGGAGAACCCGATGCCGCGCCCCTACGACTTCCGGATGGCGTGA
- a CDS encoding ROK family protein — MKKDGRVSAVSESMPSAARDQTMLRRANELTVLAVLRDGTSRVMREIADETGLSWRTANVVTESLEAHGWLASEADTNGKRLGRPARRYRFRADVGHVAGIDIAAHAISVFIADLAGTIVGRHQVSVSPGDAAADRLATAEATLRAALSTARLDGTGVWAAAVGSTGIIGPDGVVSKSAVLPGWTGVDPGARLAHLLRCPVSVTNDCNLAVLAERWHGHRADTMIYLLTGVRLGTGLVIGGQLHRGSAGAAGEIGEIREFGWHDAAERLAAAAPGPVSDLDRAAAQVFAAARDGDAGCLRAVEQFSTDVARGLTAMVLTIDPDLVVIGGGFAHAADLLLPRLRQRLAGTCPHTPRLEASELGDESVGLGAVRLALDTIDQRITALDSATPLTPAAISGTS; from the coding sequence ATGAAGAAGGACGGGAGGGTCAGCGCCGTGTCGGAGTCGATGCCCAGTGCCGCGCGGGATCAGACCATGCTGCGCCGGGCGAACGAACTCACCGTCCTCGCGGTGCTGCGCGACGGGACGTCACGCGTCATGCGGGAGATCGCCGACGAAACAGGGCTGTCCTGGCGTACCGCGAACGTGGTGACCGAGTCGTTGGAGGCACACGGGTGGCTGGCCAGTGAGGCCGATACCAACGGCAAGCGCCTGGGCAGGCCCGCCCGCCGCTACCGCTTCCGAGCCGATGTCGGCCACGTGGCAGGGATCGACATCGCCGCGCACGCCATCAGCGTCTTCATCGCCGATCTCGCCGGGACCATCGTCGGGAGACACCAGGTGTCGGTGTCACCCGGCGACGCGGCGGCCGACAGGCTCGCCACGGCGGAAGCGACCTTGCGGGCGGCGCTTTCGACCGCCCGGCTCGACGGGACGGGTGTGTGGGCGGCGGCTGTGGGATCGACCGGCATCATCGGCCCGGATGGCGTGGTCAGCAAGTCGGCCGTGCTTCCCGGATGGACCGGAGTCGACCCTGGGGCGCGGCTGGCGCACCTGCTGCGCTGCCCGGTATCGGTCACCAACGACTGCAACCTCGCCGTGCTGGCCGAACGCTGGCACGGCCACCGTGCCGACACCATGATCTACCTGCTTACCGGCGTCCGGCTCGGCACCGGGCTGGTCATCGGCGGTCAGCTGCATCGCGGCTCGGCCGGCGCCGCCGGCGAGATCGGCGAGATCCGGGAGTTCGGCTGGCATGACGCCGCGGAGCGGCTGGCCGCGGCCGCGCCCGGCCCGGTCTCGGACCTCGACCGGGCCGCCGCGCAGGTCTTCGCCGCCGCACGGGACGGCGACGCCGGATGCCTGCGCGCCGTCGAGCAGTTCAGCACGGACGTGGCCCGAGGGCTGACCGCGATGGTCCTGACCATCGACCCGGACCTCGTCGTGATCGGTGGTGGCTTCGCGCACGCCGCCGACCTCCTCCTGCCGCGACTTCGGCAACGGCTGGCCGGCACCTGTCCGCACACCCCACGGCTGGAGGCCTCCGAGCTGGGCGACGAATCGGTCGGCCTCGGTGCGGTGCGGCTCGCCCTGGACACCATCGACCAGCGCATCACCGCCCTCGACAGCGCGACCCCGCTGACACCGGCGGCGATCTCGGGGACCTCTTGA